In Campylobacter suis, the following proteins share a genomic window:
- the aspS gene encoding aspartate--tRNA ligase — MRSHYCADLSKSDIGKEVTLCGWVNTYRDHGGVIFFDLRDRSGLVQLVCDPADSKSAHEIASKVRDEYVLKVKGKVRARGEGLVNPKLKTGEIEVVVDELVIENPSEALPFMIGDESVNEDIRLKYRFLDLRNERLQNIFKMRSAAAIAARNSLQDMGFIEFETPILTRATPEGARDYLVPSRVYPGQFYALPQSPQLFKQLLMCSGFDKYFQIAKCFRDEDLRADRQPEFTQIDIEMSFVEQEDIINMAEQMLKDVFKACGYDVKTPFARMSYKEATETYGSDKPDLRYDLKMLDVIDIFERSSNEIFSSIAKDPKRNRIKALKVPNGDNIFSKREMNRFEEFVRKFGAQGLGYFQMKEDGLKGPLCKFFTQSDLDEIVSRCELAVGDVVFFGAGKKKVVLDYMGRFRIFLAEQMGIIDESKMEFLWVLDFPMFEQNDDGSYSAMHHPFTMPKNIDEPDLEDILSVAHDVVLNGFELGGGSVRIHKNEVQQKVFKLLGIDEAEQREKFGFLLDALSFGAPPHGGIAIGFDRLIMLATKSSSIRDVIAFPKTQRAQCPLTKAPSEANSEQLRELGLRLREKEK; from the coding sequence ATGCGAAGCCATTATTGTGCCGATCTGTCAAAGTCTGACATCGGTAAAGAGGTTACGCTTTGCGGCTGGGTAAATACTTATAGAGATCACGGCGGAGTTATATTTTTTGACCTGCGAGATCGTAGTGGACTAGTGCAGTTAGTCTGCGATCCAGCAGACAGCAAAAGTGCTCATGAGATCGCATCAAAAGTGCGTGATGAGTATGTTTTAAAAGTAAAAGGCAAGGTAAGAGCCAGAGGCGAAGGGCTAGTAAATCCTAAGCTAAAAACGGGCGAGATTGAAGTCGTCGTAGATGAGCTTGTGATAGAAAATCCAAGCGAGGCGTTACCGTTTATGATAGGCGATGAGAGCGTAAATGAGGACATTAGACTTAAATACCGCTTTTTAGATCTTAGAAATGAGCGTTTGCAAAATATCTTTAAAATGCGCTCAGCCGCTGCCATAGCTGCAAGAAATAGCTTGCAAGATATGGGATTTATCGAGTTTGAAACGCCGATCTTAACGCGTGCTACACCGGAAGGTGCGAGGGATTATCTAGTGCCAAGCCGTGTCTATCCGGGTCAGTTTTACGCACTACCACAAAGCCCGCAACTATTTAAACAGCTTTTGATGTGTTCGGGATTTGATAAGTATTTTCAGATAGCAAAGTGCTTTAGAGATGAGGATTTGCGTGCTGATAGACAGCCTGAATTTACGCAAATAGATATCGAGATGAGCTTTGTGGAGCAAGAAGATATTATAAATATGGCTGAGCAAATGCTAAAAGATGTCTTTAAGGCTTGCGGATACGATGTAAAAACTCCATTTGCTCGCATGAGCTACAAAGAGGCGACCGAGACTTATGGCTCTGATAAGCCAGATTTAAGATATGATCTAAAAATGCTTGATGTGATCGATATTTTTGAGCGTTCAAGTAATGAAATTTTTAGCTCGATTGCAAAAGATCCAAAACGCAACCGCATAAAAGCGCTAAAAGTGCCAAATGGGGATAATATTTTCAGTAAGCGCGAGATGAATAGATTTGAAGAGTTTGTGCGTAAATTTGGCGCGCAAGGGCTTGGATACTTCCAGATGAAAGAGGACGGTTTAAAAGGTCCGCTTTGTAAATTTTTCACACAAAGTGATTTAGATGAGATAGTCTCTCGTTGTGAGTTAGCAGTCGGTGATGTCGTGTTTTTTGGAGCTGGCAAGAAAAAAGTCGTGCTTGATTATATGGGAAGATTTAGAATTTTCTTAGCTGAGCAAATGGGTATAATTGATGAAAGTAAAATGGAGTTTTTATGGGTGCTTGACTTTCCTATGTTTGAGCAAAATGATGATGGCTCATACTCAGCGATGCACCATCCATTCACAATGCCAAAAAATATCGACGAGCCAGACCTTGAAGACATTTTATCAGTAGCTCACGATGTCGTTCTAAATGGCTTTGAACTTGGTGGTGGAAGCGTGAGAATCCACAAAAACGAAGTTCAACAAAAGGTCTTTAAGCTACTTGGCATAGATGAAGCCGAGCAAAGAGAGAAATTTGGCTTCTTGCTTGATGCGCTTAGCTTTGGTGCGCCACCGCACGGTGGTATCGCGATAGGTTTTGATAGACTTATCATGCTAGCGACTAAGTCAAGCAGTATCCGCGATGTCATAGCATTCCCTAAAACTCAGCGCGCACAGTGCCCGCTCACAAAGGCACCAAGCGAGGCAAATAGCGAGCAGTTAAGAGAGCTAGGGCTAAGACTAAGAGAAAAAGAGAAGTAA
- a CDS encoding NAD(+) kinase, translating into MKNLDIKNIKKVGIVAKIDNELGKNLSILKEIFKKFNVCILLENFTAKAIGQDGFNLEKLARECELLISLGGDGTLISVARKSAEISPFIVSIHTGHLGFLTTATIDECEIFFKELFEAKFEISRPFMLDVFMHKKSGEKVHKVAFNDAVIMREKPVSIAKVEAFLNGKYFNTYFGDGIIASTPVGSTAYNMSAAGAIIYPLSDVFSLTPICSHSLTQRPIILPKDLTVELRASNDEVLVIDGQDSFSMSEFSGVSVGLSKIYANLVRKQDEDYFQILKQKLHWGYND; encoded by the coding sequence ATGAAAAATTTAGATATAAAAAACATAAAAAAGGTCGGCATAGTCGCAAAAATAGACAACGAGCTTGGTAAAAATTTATCGATTTTAAAAGAAATTTTTAAAAAATTTAATGTTTGTATTTTGCTTGAAAATTTCACAGCAAAAGCTATTGGGCAAGATGGTTTTAATCTTGAAAAGCTAGCTAGAGAGTGCGAGCTTTTAATCTCTCTTGGTGGCGACGGAACGCTTATATCTGTGGCTAGAAAAAGTGCTGAAATCTCGCCTTTTATAGTAAGCATACATACGGGACATCTTGGTTTTTTAACGACTGCTACCATTGATGAGTGTGAGATTTTTTTCAAAGAGCTTTTTGAGGCAAAATTTGAAATTTCTAGACCATTTATGCTTGATGTTTTTATGCATAAAAAAAGTGGAGAGAAGGTTCATAAGGTCGCCTTTAATGATGCTGTTATAATGCGCGAAAAACCAGTTTCCATAGCAAAGGTTGAGGCATTTTTGAATGGAAAATATTTTAACACCTACTTTGGTGATGGTATCATCGCAAGTACTCCAGTTGGCTCAACGGCTTATAATATGAGTGCTGCAGGAGCGATAATCTATCCGCTTAGTGATGTTTTTTCATTAACCCCGATCTGTTCTCACTCACTCACTCAAAGACCTATCATCTTACCTAAAGATTTAACCGTCGAGCTTAGGGCTAGTAACGATGAGGTGCTTGTTATAGATGGTCAAGATAGTTTTAGTATGAGTGAGTTTAGCGGTGTTAGTGTTGGATTAAGTAAAATTTATGCTAACTTGGTACGAAAGCAAGATGAGGACTATTTTCAAATTTTAAAACAGAAATTGCACTGGGGTTATAATGATTGA
- a CDS encoding AAA family ATPase, which translates to MIERILIKDYLGFESVELNFRAGLSVFTGVSGAGKSVLMSAIMAVFGLKDSEARLIEADVDFAFDMSEFGIEPEPINSFKLLRDKSTRYFINSQTISKKNLATIAKEHIKYLSAKEANEFENERFLELLDLLECKKDPKFFDIKQSFSQKFVEFSKISKELKAIQEDEKRVEELKEFASFEISKIESISPKIGEFDELMQIKKKLSKKDKINEAWSRAEAVFHAEKAVLDALHISDIDAAFFEETMNELRIARDSLSMEELEDIDIEGVLDRIEGLNSLIKRYGSIEEALEVLEKRKMELKKYENISFEKSELEIKFRTLEDETTRLASLLSAAREQNLPKLEQLINSYLGELYMSEISLFVEKKQLDELGCDEIILKLNETSFKNLSSGELNRLRLAFIATQTQITQNGNGVIILDEIDANLSGKEAMSIANVLLKLAEFYQIFAISHQPQLSSKAHTHFLVEKNADSSIVKELNQDERVSELARMISGEHISKEAIEFAKNLLNLKSN; encoded by the coding sequence ATGATTGAGCGAATTTTGATAAAAGATTATCTTGGATTTGAGAGTGTAGAGCTAAATTTTAGGGCTGGGCTTAGTGTTTTTACTGGTGTGAGTGGTGCTGGCAAAAGTGTACTTATGAGTGCTATAATGGCAGTTTTTGGGCTAAAAGATAGCGAAGCAAGGCTGATTGAAGCTGATGTTGATTTTGCATTTGATATGAGTGAGTTTGGCATAGAGCCAGAGCCTATAAATAGCTTTAAGTTACTTCGTGATAAGAGTACACGCTATTTTATAAATTCTCAAACAATATCAAAGAAAAATCTCGCCACAATAGCAAAAGAGCATATAAAATATCTTTCAGCAAAAGAGGCAAATGAGTTTGAGAATGAGCGATTTTTAGAACTTCTTGACCTTTTAGAATGCAAAAAAGATCCAAAATTTTTTGATATAAAACAGAGCTTTTCTCAGAAATTTGTTGAATTTAGCAAAATTTCAAAGGAGTTAAAAGCCATACAAGAGGATGAAAAAAGGGTTGAGGAGTTAAAAGAGTTTGCTAGTTTTGAAATCTCAAAAATAGAAAGTATAAGCCCAAAAATAGGTGAATTTGATGAGCTTATGCAGATAAAAAAGAAGCTTAGCAAAAAAGATAAGATAAACGAGGCTTGGAGTAGGGCTGAGGCTGTATTTCATGCTGAAAAGGCAGTTTTAGATGCGCTGCATATTAGTGACATAGATGCTGCATTTTTTGAAGAGACGATGAATGAGCTTCGTATAGCCCGCGATAGCCTAAGCATGGAAGAACTTGAAGATATCGACATAGAAGGAGTTTTGGATAGGATAGAGGGTCTAAATTCTCTTATAAAACGCTATGGAAGTATAGAAGAGGCGCTAGAAGTGCTTGAAAAGCGAAAAATGGAGCTTAAAAAGTATGAAAATATAAGTTTTGAAAAAAGTGAGCTTGAGATAAAATTTCGCACTCTTGAAGATGAAACCACAAGGCTTGCTAGTCTTTTAAGTGCTGCAAGAGAGCAAAATTTGCCTAAGCTTGAACAACTTATAAACTCTTATCTTGGTGAGCTTTATATGAGCGAGATATCTTTGTTTGTAGAAAAAAAGCAGCTTGATGAACTTGGTTGTGATGAGATTATTTTAAAATTAAATGAGACAAGCTTTAAAAATTTAAGCTCAGGTGAGCTAAATCGGTTGCGACTTGCCTTTATAGCGACTCAAACTCAGATAACACAAAATGGAAATGGTGTTATCATTTTAGATGAAATCGACGCAAATTTAAGCGGAAAAGAGGCGATGAGTATTGCAAATGTGCTTTTAAAACTAGCAGAGTTTTATCAAATTTTTGCTATTTCTCATCAGCCACAACTTAGCTCAAAAGCCCATACTCACTTTTTGGTTGAGAAAAATGCAGATAGTTCAATCGTTAAAGAGCTTAATCAAGATGAGCGCGTGAGTGAGCTTGCAAGAATGATAAGTGGCGAGCATATAAGCAAAGAGGCGATAGAATTTGCTAAAAATTTGCTTAATCTTAAATCAAATTAA
- a CDS encoding diguanylate cyclase has protein sequence MSKILVVDDNKALSKLIAKKMAVSTDMQVDVAHDFAGARTLIDRHKDEYFLALLDLNLPDAPDGEVVDYALLKGLSVIVLTGSIDAKTRESFIKKDIIDYVYKGNVDDVNFIFTMVDRLYKNKQYKVMIVEDSMTVRNELKRMLKNLQFEVFTAAHGEEAMGYFADHPDIRLVITDYAMPVKNGLEVLKELRSQADKNNLGVIAMTSPNDDIGAATFLKSGANDFLAKPFSKEELTVRVHNTIENIENIQQIANFANRDFLTGSFNRRYFYENMNEYMVNINDNDEPFAIGVINIDNFREINDAHGHEVGDKVLQALASALISNVKGNDIVARFGADEFCVVLKDISNEDAIKYFVGLRSKVGAISVKHKDKTINLTVSIGVSFRQYDYTVDDMVEFASEALYRAKEGGKNRVEVYE, from the coding sequence ATGTCAAAAATTTTGGTTGTTGATGATAACAAGGCACTCTCAAAGCTCATAGCTAAAAAAATGGCTGTTAGTACTGATATGCAAGTTGATGTTGCGCACGATTTTGCAGGGGCTAGGACGCTCATTGACAGGCATAAGGATGAGTATTTTTTGGCTTTGCTTGATTTAAATTTACCAGATGCTCCAGATGGAGAGGTGGTTGATTATGCTTTGCTAAAAGGGCTTTCTGTCATCGTTTTAACTGGCAGTATCGATGCCAAAACTAGAGAGTCTTTTATAAAAAAAGACATTATCGACTATGTTTATAAAGGTAATGTTGATGATGTGAATTTTATATTTACGATGGTTGATAGACTTTATAAAAACAAGCAATACAAAGTCATGATAGTTGAGGATTCGATGACCGTAAGAAATGAGCTAAAAAGAATGCTTAAAAATTTGCAATTTGAAGTTTTCACGGCAGCTCATGGAGAGGAAGCGATGGGTTATTTTGCCGATCATCCTGATATAAGACTTGTTATAACTGATTATGCTATGCCAGTTAAAAACGGTCTTGAGGTGCTAAAAGAACTTCGTTCTCAAGCCGATAAAAACAACCTTGGTGTTATAGCTATGACATCGCCAAATGATGACATCGGTGCGGCGACTTTTCTAAAAAGTGGAGCAAATGATTTTCTTGCAAAGCCTTTTAGTAAAGAAGAGCTTACGGTGCGCGTTCATAACACCATAGAAAACATAGAAAACATCCAGCAAATAGCAAATTTTGCTAATCGCGACTTCTTGACTGGCTCTTTTAATAGACGATATTTTTATGAAAACATGAATGAATATATGGTTAATATAAACGACAATGACGAGCCTTTTGCTATAGGCGTTATAAATATCGATAACTTTAGAGAGATAAATGACGCTCATGGTCATGAAGTTGGCGACAAGGTTTTGCAGGCTCTTGCTTCAGCGCTTATTAGCAATGTAAAGGGCAATGATATAGTTGCGCGTTTTGGCGCAGATGAGTTTTGTGTGGTTTTAAAAGACATCTCAAACGAAGATGCGATAAAGTATTTTGTCGGACTTAGATCAAAGGTGGGCGCAATAAGCGTAAAACATAAAGATAAAACTATAAATTTAACCGTTAGTATCGGTGTTTCGTTTAGGCAGTATGATTATACGGTTGATGATATGGTAGAATTTGCCTCAGAGGCGCTTTATAGAGCAAAAGAGGGCGGCAAGAACCGTGTTGAGGTTTATGAGTGA
- a CDS encoding TatD family hydrolase, with protein MIIDTHCHLDDNRFNDDLDAVLERASEKGVKFVVNPGADINDLPKIAKIAEQNHNVFFASGVHPYDKDGFDVAVVREFAMHEKCVAIGECGLDYFRLPKDESEKKLEKIEQKRVFLEQLELAIELKKPVILHIRDANEDCFNILKEYASRLDGAVLHCYNASPLLLELAKFGNFYFGIGGVLTFKNAKNLVEILTKIPKDRLLVETDAPYLTPEPFRGERNEPAFTKNVAQKIAEILSLEFEEVCKLTSNNAKRLFKCFDT; from the coding sequence GTGATTATTGACACGCATTGTCATTTAGACGATAATCGCTTTAATGATGACTTGGATGCTGTACTTGAAAGAGCATCTGAAAAAGGTGTGAAATTTGTAGTAAATCCTGGAGCTGATATTAATGATTTACCAAAAATAGCTAAAATAGCCGAGCAAAATCACAATGTCTTTTTTGCTTCTGGAGTTCATCCTTATGATAAAGATGGCTTTGATGTGGCTGTTGTTAGGGAATTTGCGATGCATGAAAAGTGCGTGGCGATAGGTGAGTGTGGCTTGGATTATTTTCGTTTACCAAAGGATGAGAGTGAAAAAAAATTAGAAAAAATAGAACAAAAACGAGTTTTTTTAGAACAACTTGAACTTGCAATTGAGCTAAAAAAGCCCGTTATCCTTCATATCCGTGATGCTAACGAGGACTGTTTTAACATACTAAAAGAGTATGCAAGTAGGCTTGATGGAGCTGTGCTTCACTGCTACAACGCATCGCCACTTTTGTTAGAACTTGCTAAATTTGGGAATTTTTACTTTGGTATAGGTGGGGTTTTGACATTTAAAAATGCAAAAAATCTAGTCGAAATTTTAACAAAAATTCCAAAAGATAGACTATTAGTAGAAACAGACGCTCCATATCTTACTCCTGAGCCATTTCGTGGAGAACGCAACGAGCCTGCTTTTACGAAAAATGTTGCTCAGAAGATAGCTGAAATTCTAAGCCTTGAGTTTGAAGAGGTTTGTAAACTTACTTCAAACAATGCCAAAAGATTATTTAAGTGTTTTGACACATAA
- a CDS encoding lytic transglycosylase domain-containing protein produces MKAISKIFLILSACASFMFAGVAENSYEFQAKTLKDLDIDLSFMKTSYYQNMKKSIQTNQIRAFSNIIKQGYNYIPNLKASIKEAGVPDSILYLAMIESGFSNHVVSSAKAVGMWQFMEKTARIHGLKIDKYVDERRDPIASTKAASTYLKDLKGQFGKWYLALMAYNCGEGRMRKGIKMAGTDDLATLLNPSKNYLPAETRNFIIKILRASFIAKDSEFLMSKDAKLLRSSGGLKLAKVEVPGGTTLMQVGDSIGIGVAKLKSDNAHLNFVFTPPTVKKYYIYIPETKTELFAQNFKPFTGKNNFYTYTVKKGDTLLGIAKKEGVSHRAIKDYNELKTNKVVINQKIIIPSSSKNKFQTYTVQNGDTLAILSKKFNVEHKDLADANSLAMSSVLTVGDNIVIP; encoded by the coding sequence ATGAAAGCGATATCTAAGATATTTCTTATACTTAGCGCCTGTGCGAGCTTTATGTTTGCAGGCGTTGCTGAAAATTCATATGAATTTCAGGCAAAAACTCTCAAAGATCTTGACATAGATCTAAGCTTTATGAAAACTTCATACTATCAAAATATGAAAAAAAGCATACAGACAAATCAAATAAGAGCTTTTTCAAACATTATCAAACAAGGATATAACTATATCCCAAACCTAAAAGCAAGCATTAAAGAGGCTGGAGTGCCAGACTCCATACTTTATCTAGCGATGATAGAGTCAGGTTTTTCAAATCATGTAGTCTCAAGCGCAAAGGCTGTTGGTATGTGGCAATTTATGGAAAAAACAGCTCGTATACATGGACTAAAGATAGATAAATATGTTGATGAGCGCCGTGATCCTATAGCCTCAACAAAAGCTGCTTCGACATATTTAAAGGACCTTAAGGGGCAGTTTGGTAAGTGGTATCTAGCGCTTATGGCGTATAACTGTGGCGAAGGCAGGATGAGAAAGGGCATAAAGATGGCTGGCACAGATGATCTTGCTACATTACTTAATCCTAGCAAAAACTATCTGCCGGCAGAGACTAGAAATTTTATTATTAAAATTTTAAGAGCATCGTTTATCGCAAAAGATTCTGAATTTTTAATGTCAAAAGATGCAAAGCTTCTTAGATCAAGTGGTGGATTAAAACTTGCAAAAGTTGAAGTACCAGGAGGCACAACACTTATGCAGGTGGGCGATAGTATAGGTATAGGTGTTGCTAAGCTAAAAAGCGATAATGCGCATTTAAATTTTGTATTTACTCCACCAACTGTTAAAAAATACTACATATATATACCAGAGACAAAAACTGAGCTTTTTGCACAAAATTTTAAGCCCTTTACTGGCAAAAACAACTTTTATACATATACTGTTAAAAAGGGCGATACGCTTCTTGGTATAGCTAAAAAAGAGGGGGTAAGCCATAGGGCTATAAAGGACTATAACGAGCTAAAAACAAATAAGGTTGTCATAAATCAAAAGATAATAATCCCTAGCTCAAGCAAGAATAAATTTCAAACTTACACAGTTCAAAATGGCGATACTTTGGCTATCTTATCAAAGAAATTTAATGTTGAGCATAAAGACTTGGCGGACGCAAATTCTCTTGCAATGTCAAGCGTATTAACAGTTGGAGATAATATTGTCATACCTTAA
- a CDS encoding septal ring lytic transglycosylase RlpA family protein: MSYLKILYFFLIAVFVSGCSWGGAPFAPSGPTKVKPNSSPAVTKATMRPYTINGKTYYPTVVNVGDKASGIASWYGPNFHGKKTSNGEIYNMHNMTAAHKTLPMNTIVKVTNLNNNKTAVVRINDRGPFVANRVIDLSKAAATQLGVIGPGTAPVAMEIIGFAGDVKIASSKQPTTSASNGQIFKPQQGSSSQSGSIAQGSQSYVGGDFMVQIGAFKNQNGANRYKKEHESIMGYKSTVKSMIDDNGVMMYRVFLTGFRSEDEARDFARSGKFSGAFIVRN; this comes from the coding sequence TTGTCATACCTTAAAATTTTATATTTTTTTCTAATAGCAGTATTTGTAAGTGGTTGTTCTTGGGGTGGTGCTCCGTTTGCCCCTAGTGGTCCAACTAAGGTAAAGCCAAACAGCTCGCCTGCTGTAACAAAAGCAACCATGAGACCATATACTATAAATGGCAAAACCTACTATCCTACCGTTGTAAATGTTGGAGATAAGGCAAGCGGTATAGCAAGCTGGTATGGACCAAATTTTCATGGCAAAAAAACATCAAATGGCGAAATTTATAATATGCACAACATGACCGCAGCACATAAAACTTTACCGATGAATACGATAGTAAAAGTAACAAATTTAAATAACAACAAAACTGCTGTCGTTCGTATAAACGACCGTGGTCCATTTGTTGCAAACCGCGTTATAGATCTTTCAAAAGCCGCTGCTACTCAGCTTGGCGTGATTGGTCCAGGCACTGCACCAGTTGCTATGGAGATTATAGGTTTTGCTGGCGATGTAAAGATTGCTAGCTCTAAACAACCAACTACTAGTGCATCAAATGGTCAAATTTTTAAACCACAACAAGGTTCAAGCTCTCAAAGTGGTAGCATAGCTCAAGGTTCACAAAGTTATGTTGGTGGTGATTTTATGGTTCAAATCGGAGCATTTAAAAATCAAAATGGTGCAAACCGCTATAAAAAAGAGCATGAAAGCATTATGGGTTATAAAAGTACTGTGAAGTCGATGATCGATGATAATGGTGTTATGATGTACCGTGTATTTTTAACTGGCTTTAGGAGTGAAGATGAGGCTAGAGACTTTGCAAGAAGCGGTAAATTTAGCGGTGCTTTCATAGTTAGGAACTAG